Proteins encoded by one window of Modestobacter marinus:
- a CDS encoding homoserine dehydrogenase gives MSDSLKVALLGCGTVGGAVLRLLSEQSEDLTARIGRRVEVAGVAVRRPDRHPEVPAELLTTDAEELVTRPDVDLVVEVIGGIEPARTLLLAAIGAGKSVVSANKALLAEDGVALHAAAAEAGVDLYYEAAVAGAIPLLRPLRESLAGDQLRRVVGIVNGTTNYILSRMVETGAGFGEALAEATDAGFAEADPTADVDGFDAAAKAAILASLAFHSPVTAADVHREGISAVSATDVARAAEIGCTVKLLAICERVAGSDGADDSVAVRVHPAMIPTTHPLAAVGGAFNAVFVEAEAAGELMFYGQGAGGQPTASAVLGDLVAVARNRVAGVAGPGTTGYAGLAVRPMADTPTRYHVSLDVADKPGVLATVAHEFAAQGVSIATVRQDGHGDAATLVIVTHRAPDAALATTVARLREMSAVRGVTSVLRVEGL, from the coding sequence GTGAGCGATTCCCTGAAGGTGGCCCTGCTGGGCTGCGGCACGGTGGGCGGCGCCGTCCTGCGGCTGCTGTCCGAGCAGTCCGAGGACCTCACCGCGCGCATCGGGCGCCGGGTGGAGGTCGCCGGGGTCGCCGTCCGCCGTCCCGACCGGCACCCCGAGGTGCCTGCCGAGCTGCTGACCACCGACGCCGAGGAACTGGTCACCCGGCCCGACGTCGACCTGGTGGTCGAGGTGATCGGTGGCATCGAGCCGGCCCGCACGCTGCTGCTGGCCGCCATCGGCGCCGGGAAGTCGGTGGTGAGCGCCAACAAGGCGCTGCTGGCCGAGGACGGCGTGGCGCTGCACGCCGCGGCCGCCGAGGCCGGTGTCGACCTGTACTACGAGGCCGCGGTCGCCGGGGCGATCCCGCTGCTGCGCCCGCTGCGCGAGTCGCTGGCCGGTGACCAGCTCCGCCGGGTGGTCGGCATCGTCAACGGGACGACGAACTACATCCTCTCCCGGATGGTCGAGACCGGCGCCGGGTTCGGTGAGGCCCTGGCCGAGGCGACCGACGCCGGGTTCGCCGAGGCCGACCCGACCGCCGACGTCGACGGGTTCGACGCCGCGGCCAAGGCGGCCATCCTGGCCTCGCTGGCCTTCCACTCCCCGGTCACCGCCGCCGACGTCCACCGCGAGGGCATCTCCGCGGTGTCGGCGACCGACGTCGCCCGGGCCGCCGAGATCGGCTGCACGGTCAAGCTGCTGGCGATCTGCGAACGGGTCGCGGGCAGCGACGGCGCCGACGACTCCGTCGCCGTCCGGGTGCACCCGGCGATGATCCCGACCACCCATCCGCTGGCCGCGGTGGGCGGGGCGTTCAACGCCGTCTTCGTCGAGGCCGAGGCGGCCGGTGAGCTGATGTTCTACGGCCAGGGCGCCGGTGGGCAGCCCACCGCCAGTGCGGTGCTGGGCGACCTGGTCGCGGTCGCCCGCAACCGGGTGGCCGGTGTCGCCGGGCCGGGGACGACGGGCTACGCCGGCCTCGCCGTGCGGCCGATGGCCGACACCCCGACCCGCTACCACGTGAGCCTCGACGTCGCCGACAAGCCCGGTGTGCTGGCGACCGTCGCGCACGAGTTCGCCGCGCAGGGCGTCAGCATCGCCACCGTCCGCCAGGACGGGCACGGCGACGCCGCCACGCTGGTGATCGTGACCCACCGGGCCCCCGACGCGGCGCTGGCCACGACGGTCGCCCGGCTGCGGGAGATGTCGGCCGTCCGCGGCGTGACCAGCGTGCTGCGGGTGGAGGGGCTGTGA
- the thrC gene encoding threonine synthase: MSAGLPTGLRAPVSPYWPGLIEAYRDRLPVSAATPVVTLQEGATPLLPAPELSRRTGCDVWLKVEGANPTGSFKDRGMTMAISKAVEEGAQAVICASTGNTSASAAAYAARAGLVCAVLVPQGKIATGKLAQALVHGAKLLQVEGNFDDCLALASKLAIDYPVSLVNSVNQYRIEGQKTASFEIVDVLGDAPDVHCLPVGNAGNITAYWQGYREYRDTSETPGPATRTPAMWGFQAAGAAPIVTGKVVEQPSTIATAIRIGNPASWTKALDARDTSGGRIDAVTDRAILAAYRLLARSEAVFVEPASAASVAGLLQVAEAGGLEPGQRVVCTVTGNGLKDPEWAISGAPAPVTIPVDAAAAAAQLGL, from the coding sequence ATGAGCGCTGGACTCCCGACGGGCCTGCGGGCCCCCGTCTCGCCGTACTGGCCGGGGCTGATCGAGGCCTACCGGGACCGGCTGCCGGTGAGCGCCGCGACCCCGGTGGTCACGCTGCAGGAGGGCGCCACGCCGCTGCTGCCCGCGCCGGAGCTGTCCCGCCGCACCGGGTGCGACGTCTGGCTGAAGGTCGAGGGCGCCAACCCCACGGGGTCGTTCAAGGACCGCGGCATGACCATGGCCATCTCCAAGGCCGTGGAGGAGGGCGCGCAGGCGGTGATCTGCGCCTCCACCGGCAACACCAGTGCGAGTGCCGCGGCCTACGCCGCGCGCGCCGGGCTGGTCTGTGCGGTGCTGGTGCCGCAGGGCAAGATCGCCACCGGCAAGCTCGCCCAGGCGCTGGTGCACGGCGCGAAGCTGCTGCAGGTCGAGGGCAACTTCGACGACTGCCTGGCGCTGGCCAGCAAGCTGGCGATCGACTACCCGGTCAGCCTGGTCAACAGCGTCAACCAGTACCGGATCGAGGGCCAGAAGACGGCGTCGTTCGAGATCGTCGACGTGCTCGGCGACGCACCCGACGTGCATTGCCTGCCGGTCGGCAACGCGGGCAACATCACCGCCTACTGGCAGGGCTACCGCGAGTACCGCGACACGTCGGAGACCCCCGGCCCGGCGACCCGCACCCCGGCGATGTGGGGCTTCCAGGCGGCCGGCGCGGCACCGATCGTCACCGGCAAGGTCGTCGAGCAGCCCAGCACGATCGCCACCGCCATCCGGATCGGCAACCCGGCGTCCTGGACGAAGGCGCTGGACGCGCGGGACACCTCCGGTGGCCGGATCGACGCCGTCACCGACCGGGCGATCCTCGCCGCCTACCGGCTGCTGGCCCGCAGCGAGGCGGTCTTCGTCGAGCCGGCGTCGGCCGCGTCGGTGGCCGGTCTGCTGCAGGTGGCCGAGGCCGGTGGGCTCGAGCCGGGGCAGCGGGTCGTCTGCACCGTGACCGGCAACGGCCTCAAGGACCCGGAGTGGGCGATCTCCGGTGCGCCCGCACCGGTCACCATCCCGGTCGACGCGGCCGCCGCCGCGGCGCAGCTGGGGCTCTGA
- the thrB gene encoding homoserine kinase, with amino-acid sequence MEQAAAVRIRVPATSANLGPAYDCAGLALSCWDSLDVAVTDGGLTVEVSGAGAGELPTDESHLVVRAFRAASAELGWTPPGLRLSARNTIPQGRGMGSSAAAVTAGVLAAWALCPDVAEVDDDAVLRLCSELEGHPDNVAPCLLGGATLSWTTASGARAARLAVDPRIAPVLFVPSTTLATHLARELLPASVPHADAAHAAGRSALLVHALTRDPALLLEGTEDRLHQAQRAPAMPESATLLARLRADGHAAVVSGAGPCVLALAVLGPDEDAAAPAAAAQVRALQEATPAGWECRPLPVDPTGAVVTPLPVDHDAVSSPALGTHP; translated from the coding sequence GTGGAGCAGGCTGCGGCCGTCCGGATCCGCGTCCCGGCGACGAGCGCGAACCTCGGTCCGGCCTACGACTGCGCCGGGCTGGCGCTGTCCTGCTGGGACTCCCTCGACGTCGCCGTCACCGACGGTGGGCTGACCGTCGAGGTGAGCGGCGCCGGCGCCGGCGAGCTGCCGACCGACGAGTCGCACCTGGTGGTGCGGGCGTTCCGCGCCGCCTCCGCCGAGCTGGGGTGGACGCCGCCCGGCCTGCGGTTGTCCGCGCGCAACACCATCCCGCAGGGGCGGGGGATGGGCTCCTCCGCCGCCGCGGTGACCGCCGGCGTGCTGGCCGCCTGGGCGCTGTGCCCCGACGTCGCCGAGGTCGACGACGATGCGGTGCTCCGGCTCTGCTCGGAGCTGGAGGGGCACCCCGACAACGTCGCCCCCTGCCTGCTCGGTGGGGCCACGCTGTCCTGGACGACGGCCTCCGGCGCCCGCGCCGCGCGGCTGGCCGTCGACCCGCGGATCGCCCCGGTGCTGTTCGTCCCGAGCACCACGCTGGCCACGCACCTGGCCCGGGAGCTGCTGCCCGCGTCCGTGCCGCACGCCGACGCCGCGCACGCCGCCGGCCGCTCCGCGCTCCTGGTGCACGCGCTCACCCGTGACCCGGCGCTGCTCCTCGAGGGCACCGAGGACCGGCTGCACCAGGCGCAGCGAGCACCGGCCATGCCCGAGAGCGCGACCCTGCTGGCCCGGCTGCGGGCCGACGGGCACGCCGCCGTCGTCTCCGGCGCCGGCCCGTGCGTGCTGGCGCTGGCGGTGCTCGGCCCCGACGAGGACGCCGCTGCGCCGGCTGCTGCCGCGCAGGTCAGGGCCCTGCAGGAAGCCACACCGGCCGGGTGGGAGTGCCGGCCGCTGCCCGTCGACCCCACCGGCGCGGTCGTCACCCCGCTGCCCGTTGATCACGATGCGGTATCGTCTCCGGCGCTCGGAACACATCCGTGA